The following are encoded in a window of Rhizophagus irregularis chromosome 4, complete sequence genomic DNA:
- a CDS encoding uncharacterized protein (SECRETED:cutsite_SVA-TP; SECRETED:prob_0.6862); SECRETED:SignalP(1-22): protein MKLSYTLILAINLALFTASSVATPIGNIGNGVINKRGDEDEPKFPPPPPGKFPDGPKGGDFDGPKGPKGKDFDGPKGPKGKDFDGPKGPKGPKGKDFDGPKGPKGKDFDGPKGPKGEDFDSLLGPKGEDFDGPKGPKGKDFDGPKGPKGKDFDGPKGPKGKDFDGPKGPKGKDFDGPKGPKGKDFDGPKGPKGKDFDGPKGPKGKDFDGPKGPKGKDFDGPKGPKGKDFDGPKGPKGKDFDGPKGPKGKDFDGPKGPKDKDFDGPKGPKDKDFDGPKGPKGKDFDGPKGPKGKDFDGPKGPKGKDFDGPKGPGPKDGPKFPPKAK from the coding sequence ATGAAGCTCTCTTACACTCTAATTTTGGCTATAAATTTAGCCCTTTTCACTGCTAGTTCTGTTGCCACACCAATTGGAAACATAGGAAATggtgttattaataaaagaggCGATGAGGATGAACCAAAATTTCCTCCACCTCCTCCTGGTAAATTTCCTGATGGCCCCAAAGGTGGAGATTTTGATGGTCCAAAAGGTCCAAAGGGTAAAGATTTTGATGGTCCAAAAGGTCCAAAAGGTAAAGATTTCGATGGTCCAAAAGGTCCAAAAGGTCCAAAGGGTAAAGATTTCGATGGTCCAAAGGGTCCAAAGGGTAAAGATTTCGATGGTCCAAAAGGTCCAAAAGGTGAAGATTTCGATAGTCTATTAGGCCCAAAAGGTGAAGATTTCGATGGTCCAAAAGGTCCAAAGGGTAAAGATTTCGATGGTCCAAAAGGTCCAAAGGGTAAAGATTTCGATGGTCCAAAAGGTCCAAAGGGTAAAGATTTTGATGGTCCAAAAGGTCCAAAGGGTAAAGATTTCGATGGTCCAAAAGGTCCAAAGGGTAAAGATTTCGATGGTCCAAAAGGTCCAAAGGGTAAAGATTTCGATGGTCCAAAAGGTCCAAAGGGTAAAGATTTCGATGGTCCAAAAGGTCCAAAGGGTAAAGATTTCGATGGTCCAAAAGGTCCAAAGGGTAAAGATTTCGATGGTCCAAAAGGTCCAAAGGGTAAAGATTTCGATGGTCCAAAAGGTCCAAAGGGTAAAGATTTCGATGGTCCAAAAGGTCCAAAGGACAAAGATTTCGATGGTCCAAAAGGCCCAAAGGATAAAGATTTCGATGGTCCAAAAGGCCCCAAGGGTAAAGATTTCGATGGTCCAAAAGGTCCAAAGGGTAAAGATTTCGATGGTCCAAAAGGCCCAAAGGGTAAAGATTTCGATGGTCCAAAAGGTCCCGGTCCTAAAGATGGACCAAAATTTCCCCCTAAAgcaaaataa